In the Acropora muricata isolate sample 2 chromosome 10, ASM3666990v1, whole genome shotgun sequence genome, one interval contains:
- the LOC136888206 gene encoding uncharacterized protein isoform X5 gives MDPSNALQERQLVLMETMNRRLDSIQEGQKKLEEANASLRNENEMLRNQLERQQQTVRKSRRSKGRSQPNVDVPKDLRKRFRFVYKKMMEKKMTQGFIVTEEPLSERNQSLFHKILEILKKEHGGENCPWTDLQMEAQYFRYFKTIKERNQRIQTGTNEKHKEVCRRTRRLSSL, from the exons ATGGATCCATCGAATGCACTTCAAGAAAGACAACTTGTGTTGATGGAAACGATGAATAGGAGGCTCGACTCGATTCAAGAAGGACAGAAGAAATTGGAAGAGGCGAATGCAAGTCTTCGAAACGAAAATGAAATGTTGAGAAATCAACTGGAGCGTCAACAGCAGACAGTACGCAAAAGCAGACGCAGTAAAGGAAGATCACAGCCGAATGTAGATGTTCCAAAGGATTTAAGA aAGAGGTTTCGATTTGTATATAAGAAGATgatggaaaagaaaatgacacaAGGCTTCATTGTTACTGAAGA ACCACTGTCAGAGAGGAACCAGTctctttttcacaaaattctggaaattttgaaaaaagagcATGGTGGGGAAAACTGTCCATGGACAGACTTGCAGATGGAAG CTCAATACTTTCGTTATTTCAAGACTATTAAGGAAAGGAACCAACGTATACAGACTGGAACTAATGAAAAGCATAAGGAGGTCTGCCGAAGAACAAGGCGTCTTTCAAGT
- the LOC136888206 gene encoding uncharacterized protein isoform X4 → MDPSNALQERQLVLMETMNRRLDSIQEGQKKLEEANASLRNENEMLRNQLERQQQTVRKSRRSKGRSQPNVDVPKDLRKRFRFVYKKMMEKKMTQGFIVTEEPLSERNQSLFHKILEILKKEHGGENCPWTDLQMEAQYFRYFKTIKERNQRIQTGTNEKHKEVCRRTRRLSSKLERRLSGYDQVKAKLKGSGQKRPN, encoded by the exons ATGGATCCATCGAATGCACTTCAAGAAAGACAACTTGTGTTGATGGAAACGATGAATAGGAGGCTCGACTCGATTCAAGAAGGACAGAAGAAATTGGAAGAGGCGAATGCAAGTCTTCGAAACGAAAATGAAATGTTGAGAAATCAACTGGAGCGTCAACAGCAGACAGTACGCAAAAGCAGACGCAGTAAAGGAAGATCACAGCCGAATGTAGATGTTCCAAAGGATTTAAGA aAGAGGTTTCGATTTGTATATAAGAAGATgatggaaaagaaaatgacacaAGGCTTCATTGTTACTGAAGA ACCACTGTCAGAGAGGAACCAGTctctttttcacaaaattctggaaattttgaaaaaagagcATGGTGGGGAAAACTGTCCATGGACAGACTTGCAGATGGAAG CTCAATACTTTCGTTATTTCAAGACTATTAAGGAAAGGAACCAACGTATACAGACTGGAACTAATGAAAAGCATAAGGAGGTCTGCCGAAGAACAAGGCGTCTTTCAAGT AAGCTGGAAAGACGCCTGTCAGGGTATGACCAGGTCAAGGCTaaattgaagggctccgggcaaaaacgtcctaactga